AACTTCTTTCGTACCTACTGATCCAAAAAGTTTACCACCTTCACCAGCTTGAGCTGCTATGTCATATTGCTTTTCTTTAATTGCTTCAGCAATAACTTGAGCAGCCTCAAATCTCGCGTGTTCAGCTTTTTCTAACTCAACTTTTTGTTTTTCAAAAGCAACAACATTTGCATCAGTTGCTTGAACAGCCTTTCCAAAAGGAATAAGGAAGTTTCTAGCATAACCTGGTTTAACATTAACTATGTCACCTAATACACCAAGGTTTTCTACTCTTTCTTTTAAAATAATTCTCATAGTATTAACCTCCGATTTTAATTAAAGTGACGGTCACAATATGGTAATAAAGCTAAAAATCTTGCTCTTTTAATAGCTGTAGATAATTGTCTTTGATATTTAGCAGATGTTCCTGTTACACGACTTGGAACAATTTTACCTGTTTCTGTTACATACCCTTTTAAAGTATTAACATCTTTATAATCAATTTCTTTTACGCCTTCTACTTTAAAACGGCAAACTTTACGACGACTCATATTCTTCTCCTATCTAATTAGATTACTTCTTTCTTATTAGCATCCATCATAATAGATGGCTCAGTTATAGCTTCAGGTGTAGCAATAACTAAACGACGAAGAATCGCATCATTATATCTTAAAGATTCTTGCAATTTATTTAAAGAATCAGCAGAACATTCTATATTCATCAAAATATAGTGTGCTTTGTGAAGCTTTTCTATAGGGTAAGCTAATTGACGACGTCCCCAATCTTCTAGTCTATGGATTTTTCCACCCTTTTCTTCTATTATCTGACGATATTTAGAAAGCATAGCTTCTAATTGATCAGATTGATCTGGATGAATCATAATTACAACTTCATAATGTTTCATTTATAAACTCCTTACGGTTTATCATTAATTATCACACTGATAAGCTATGAATTAAATAGTTATACTCATAGCAAAGAGCAAACGATATTCTACGCATAAAATACGATTAAATCAAGATTTAATATTAATTAATCTTTTGGAAAATACAGTCTCCAGGCATAGCAGATTCAGAAAAACTTTCATTTGATTTAATCTTACAATCCCAGATTATATAATAATCTTGTATTTGGTGTTTTGTCTTTAAATAAGGTGTTAAAATTATTTCTCCTGTACCTAGGCTAGAATCAGAAAAAGATTGGCTTAAAACACCATTATAATTTATTTGAACATCTGTTCCAGAAACTTTTTTAATTTCATCTGCACTATTAGTAAATCCTTTTAAAGAATATAAATTATTATCGCCGCGCTTTTTCATTACACTTGCATCACCATAATTTAATTGAGTACTTACTTCAGCTTTAGCAATTTGGAAAATAATTAATTTAGCTGAGAACCTACTTCTATAGCTATAATTTAAATATACGGGAAGCAATATTCCGACAAAGACAATTAAAGCAGAAACAATAAGTAATATCTCAGTCAGCGAAAAACCTGCTGTCTTTAGCTTTTTCAACTTTAATAAGCCTTTTTATAAAACTGAAACTATTATAACAAAAAAATCGTTATAATAAATAATAATAAATGGTAATAGTTTTTTGTAAATTGTATGGAAAGTAAAATAAATATAGTTGAATCCTTTCTTAAGGAATTGCAACAAAACATAGTGACTGCTTTAGAAGCTGAAGAAACTTCTTCTGCTAGATTTATTCATGATAAATGGAAAAAACCAAATATTTCTGAGCAAAAATTAAAAGGCTATGGAAATTCTATGATTATAGAAAATGGTGACATCATTGAAAAAGGTGTGGTTGCTTTTTCTAAAGTATATGGAGATGCTCTACCTCTCTCTGCTACAGAAAAAAGAAAAGATTTAGCTGGAAAATCCTTTATCGCTACAGGAGTTTCTCTTGTTATTCACCCTAGAAATCCATTTATTCCAACTTCACATGCAAATTTTAGACTATTTGTAGCTGGTGCTGATACAGATAAGCCGATATGGTGGTTTGGTGGTGGTTTTGATTTAACTCCATACTATCCTTATGAGGAAGATATTATCCACTGGCATCAAACAGCTAAGAATGTTTGTGATAAGCATAATAAAGATCTTTATCCAGAATTTAAAAAATGGTGTGATGAATATTTTTATTTAAAACATCGTGATGAGTGCCGAGGTGTAGGAGGACTTTTTTTTGATGATTTTAATAGATTTTCTTTTGATGAATGTTTTGAGTTTGTAAAGGATTGTGCTAACTCTTATATAAAAGCTTATATACCAATAATGGAAAAAAGAAAAAATACCCAATATTTAGATAAACATAAAGAATTTCAACTATATCGAAGAGGTAGATACGTTGAGTTTAATCTTGTGTTTGATAGAGGAACCATATTTGGATTACAAAGTGGTGGGCGTACAGAATCAATTCTTTCATCTATGCCTCCATTAGCTAGTTGGAAATATAATTGGCATCCAGAGGAAAATTCTGAGGAACAAAAAATATATGAATATTTAAAACCTAAAGATTGGCTATAATCTTATATTTTTACTAGCAACTAAAGTTGCATAATCTGTTTTATCAAGAATGAAGAATTTATTTGGATTTATATCTTTTTTATAGTTACTAAAAACGTAATCTTTTTTAAGTTTTAAGTTAGGTTTATTTCTTACTATTAATATATTAAGCTCATCTGAACTATTCCAATTTTTTATAAATTTTGAATATTTCATTAGATATTGGTCAGTTCCTGAATTAGGAATATGTGACACATCTGATAATTCATTTTCATCATTTATTATTACTACTTCTTTTTTTGTATAGAAAGGAACTTTATAGAATCTATGACTAGTATAAACTTTAGCATTTGGATACTCTTTATAAATAAGGTTAATATCACCAGCAAATTCTTTATTATTTTTTTTATCTAAATATTCACCTGCAGCATATCCAAAATTTCCTACTGTAAACATCATTAGAGAAAAATAGATTATAATTTTTTTAAGATCCCTTCTCTTAAAAGCTCTGATTGCTCCATATGATACAAATATAGATATTATGAATATTGGAAGTAGTAAAAAAAATAAAGGTATAAGAAATTCTTTAGAAAAATATAATACTATTACAGTTGCTATTGGTAATAATAGAAAAACAAAAATTGGCAACCCAATACTTATTTTATCCATTAATGAAAAATCTTTTTTAAAGAGTTTTTCTAGATACACTGCTATAAGTATACAAAAAGGTACTATAGCTGGAGCTAAATAACCTATTAAAAATGATTTAGAGATTCCAAAAAAAATAAAAATGAAAGATCCCCAAATAAATAAAAACCATAAAAAAGAGTTTTGTTTTCTATTCTTAAACCCTTCTTTAGTAAAGAAATCTTTTAGAGCTTGTGGTAAAAAAGCAGACCATGGAAAAAAGATACCAATAAAAATAAGGACATATACTAATTTTGATATTTGTCTATTTTGCTCATTTGTTGAGTACCTTAAAATCTGTTGAACAACTATATAATAATAAGCAAAATCAGGATATTTATTATTTACAGCTAAGATCCAAGGAGTACCAATAATAGCAACAATTATAAGCCCTAAATAAAGGCGAATATCTAAAAGTCTTTTCCACTCAAGCATTATTAAACTATATAATCCAACTATACATATAGGAAAAACTATAGCAACAAGTCCTTTTGTCATAAAAGCTATGCCAGAAAAAATAAATGCTAAAAATAGCCAAAAAGAACTTTTAAAATAGTTATCATCATACTTTAAACTAACCCAATAACACAACATGGTCATGTTAAGAAAGACTGCTATTCCAGTATCTATGTTTAAATACCTACCTACAAATAATAATAGAACTGTAGTAATACTAACTATTACAGATAGCCAAGCTAAAATTCTAGATTCTAAAACCTTTTTTACCGTATAGTAAACAAATAATAGACAAATCATTATTAATACTGGATTAACTAAGCGGGCTCCCCAAGTATTCTCACCAAAGATATTCATAAAAAAAGCTGTTAACCAATAAATAAGTGCAGGTTTATGGAAAAAAACTATTCCATTAATATATGGGACTACATAATTATGTGTAGCAAGCATATTTCTAGCTACTTCGGCATATCTTGTTTCATCAGGGGCATATAAAGCCGGTAAACCATATAGAAAAAAAGCTATTACTACTAAAAATATAAGAGAAAAATAATCTTTATAATTTTTTTGCATTTTTATAAGGAACATTTGTATAAGAGAAAAGTTTTTTAATTTTATATTAAAAGAATATGATTTTGTATATAAATTAATATTTTATTAACATTTAGGAAGTGTTACTCCAACTTGACCTTGGTATTTTCCTCCTTTGTCTGCATATGAAGTTTCACATTCTTCATCTGATTGGAAAAACAGCATTTGTGCTACTCCTTCATTTGCATATATTCTTGCCGGAAGAGGTGTTGTATTTGAGAATTCTAAAGTTACATAACCTTCCCACTCTGGTTCAAGAGGGGTTACATTTACAATAATTCCACATCTTGCATAAGTAGATTTCCCTAAACAAACAACCAAGGTATCTCTTGGGATTTTAAATCTTTCAACAGTACGAGCTAAAGCAAATGAATTCGGCGGAATAATACAAACATCTCCTTTAAAGTCTACAAAATTTTTATCATCGAAATGTTTTGGGTCAACTATAGAAGAGTTAATATTAGTAAATATTTTGAATTCATCAGCACATCTAACATCATATCCATAACTAGATGTACCATAAGAAACTATCTTTTCACCATTTGCTACTTTAACTTGCCCTGCTTCAAAAGGCTCAATCATCTTATGTTCTTGAGACATTTTCTTTATCCACTTATCAGATTTAATAGCCATTTATATTCCTTATTTAATTTTCTAATTTAATACCAATTGAATCTAAACTACTCGCTTTAGGTAATTTATCTATTTCATTTAATAAATTCTCTGCAACTGAAACATAACTATCATTTATAGTGTCATTTTTGTCAAGAGTTACATATGGTTTGCCATTATCAGCATTTAACCTTATATCTTTATGAAGTGGTAAGCTACCTAAAAACTCCACATTGTATTTTCCGCATAAAGAGAAAGCTCCGTCCTCACCAAAAATATGCTCACTATTTCCACATTTAGGACAAATATAATAGCTCATATTTTCAACGATACCTAAAGTTTTGATATTAACTTTATTAAACATAGCTATAGCTCTTTTTGCATCAATTAAAGATAAATCTTGAGGAGTAGTAACAATAACAACTCCAGTAACAGGAATATTTTTTGATATAGTTAATTGTATATCTCCAGTTCCAGGAGGTAGATCTAAGAATAAATAATCTAACTCGCCCCAATCTGTATCATTTAACAATTGCATCAATGCTCTTGATACAATAGGTCCTCTCCAAATTATAGCTGAATCAGAATCTATAAGATTACCTATGGAAATCATTTTTATTCCATAATTTTCTAAAGGAATAATCTTTTTCTTATCTGTAGTTTTGGGGTTGTCTTTTAATCCTAATAAGGTCGGTTGACTTGGCCCATATATATCAGCGTCTAATATTCCTACTTTAGCTCCCATTTTAGAAAAAACTGATGCTAAATTAGTAGTTACTGTTGATTTACCAACACCACCTTTCCCAGATGCAACTAATATTATATTTTTAATATTTGGTAGAAGTTTTTGCCCTTCTTGGACTTTTCTTTTAAAGACTTTGTCTATTTTTTTCATACCAAACTCTATTTATAAATTAATGGTGTCATTTTAACAGATTTTTTTAAATACCTAAGGATTATATAAATTAAATAGATATAAGTTAGCTATTACAGAGCTTTATTTTATTTTGTTTTAAATATATTATTTGAATACTTTATTTTTAGTTTAGATATTTTTAAAAAATGCTTTATAAAGAAATTAAATCTATAATACGAATTCCAAGAGGAACAGTATATATATTAATTGTTTACAGTATTCTTTTGGGTATTTTATCTTTAACTATACCAATATCCGTTCAAACTTTAGTTAATACGGTTGGAACAACGCTATCAGCTAGACCCTTAATTAGTATCACCGTTATTTTATTTATTTTATTGGTTACTTCATTTTTAATAAAACTATTACAAATTTATTTAGTCGAACACATTAAACGAAAAACATTTGTTAATCTTTGTTTGAAAATAGCTAAACATATCAATCTTGTTAAATTATCTAGTTTCGCTAAGCAGAATATTGTAGAAAAAGTTAATCGTACTTTTGAAATTGGAATAATACAGAAGGCTATATATGTTATTTTTATAATTTTATTTGATATAGCACTACAAGCGGTTTTTTGTATACTTATTTTAGCTTTTTATCATCCTTTATTTCTTGTTTTTGATATTGTCTTAATAATTTGTATATTATTATCAATTTGTCTACCTTTCAAAAAAGCTTATAATGCTGCAATTAAAGAATCAAGTTCCAAATATAGTACTATTGCATGGATTGAAGAACAGGCAAATTGTCCTCTATTTTTTAGACAAGGAAATGGGTTTATAGGATTAGAGAACGTTGATAATCATCTATGTGGCTATCTTGAAAATAGAAAAGAGCATTTTAAATGGTTAGCTAAACATTATATATATATTGGAATAATATATATATTAATAAATACTATTTTATTAAGTTTAGGTGGTTATTTAATAATACAGTCACAACTTTCTTTAGGGCAACTTATTGCTGCTGAATTACTAGTAAATATAGTTCTAATAGGTTTATTAAGGGTTAGTTATTATTTAGAAGATTTTTATAATTTTTTAGTTGCGATAATTAAGCTATCTGAAATCTTGGATTTACCACAAGTAAAAATTTTAAATAATAAACAAAACTCTAAAGTTGAGCTACTAAATAAAGTAACAAAATTTGAAATAATTAATAAAGATAAAACTATCTATATTTTTAACTTCAATGAAAATAATATAGTAAATTATAGCTTTAATAATGAAATATATAGTGCGTTGTTTTCTCAATTTTTTGATGAAAACAATGATAATAAAGAAGTGAACTTTTTAATTAATGATATTAATAGTTACTTATACGAATCAGAATCTTTGTTAAAGAATATAATTTTTGTCAGAAATATTGAGATATTTAAAGGTAATGTATTAGATAATCTATTACTTTTAGACTCCAATATAGATAATCTTAATGAGTTAAATGATATGTTGAAGGATTTTAACTTAGAATCTCTTAAAACAGTCTTTTATAAAGAAATAGATTCTCAGAAAGTAAAGTATGACTTTAATTTTAATGATATCACTTTAGCAAAAATAACTATAATTAGAGCTATATTACAAAAACCTAAGCTTTTAATTCTATTAGATTTATTTTCTATATTTGATGATGAAATCCAGAATAAAATTATTAAATGTATACAAAAATATAATATACCAACGATTATAATGAAATAACTAATTAGGACTTTATTAATATGAATTTTAAATCACAACAATTATTAAAGAAAAATCCTAGTTTTAAAAAAGTTTGTTTATGGATTTTAGTAACTACTATCATAATATTTGTTTTATTAACATTGATTCCTTGGCAGCAAACAATAGATGGTAATGGAGAAGTAACTACAGTATCTCCCTCAGATAGAGAACAAAGGATAACCGCACCAATGGAAGGTCGACTAGGTAAGTGGTATGTAGTTGAAGGACAGAAAGTAAAAAAAGGTGATCCAATAGTTGAAATATTAGATTTAGATCCTGATGTTTTATCTCGATTAGAAGAAGAAAAAAAAGCTATTGAGCTTGGTATTAGTTCTGTAGAGTTAGCTATAAAAAATGCTGAAAATAATATCGACAGACATGATCGCTTAAAAAAAACAGGTGCCAGTACACAAAGGATTTATGAAGAAGCTCAACTAGAGTTAGTAAAATATAGTACAGATCTAGCAAAGGCAAAAGTTGATTTAGCAAAGATTAAAGTAAAAATTGCTAGACAAGATAGTAGATTAGTTAAGGCTCCAATAGATGGAACTATTGTTGAAAGAAGACATGGTGAAGGTGGTATTACAGTTAATCCAACTGAGTTTTTAGCTAATATTGTTCCTGATGGCAAATCAAGAATTGTTGCCCTATGGGTAAGAGGTATGGATGCTCCTTTAGTTAGTGTCGGAGATAAAGTAATGCTTCAGTTTGAGGGTTGGCCTGCTGTTCAGTTCAGTGGTTGGCCAGAAGTTGCTGTAGGGACTTTTGAAGGAGAAGTTTCATTTGTTTCTCCACAAACAAATCCTGTTGGTGAAGTTAAAATTTTCGTTAAACCTGAAAACAAAAGAGATTGGCCAAATGCAGAGCTTTTAAGATTGGGCACAAAAACTAATGGATGGGTATTATTGAAAAATGTGACTTTAGGATATGAATTATGGCGTCGATTCAATGGATTTCCAATTAACATAAATAGTAAGGAGCTATTAGTTAATAAAAATACCTCTAATTAAATCTTGTCTTATACCTTTTTTAATTATAAGTCTTATATAATATTTTAAAGATATTAAATTTTATAAAATATATATGCTTAAAAAAAATGATTTTAAAACTATTTTTTTAACTAGTATTGGTGGAATGCTTGAATTTTACGATTTTGTTATTTTTAGTCTTTTTGCTATCGTTTTAGGTAAAACTTTCTTTCCTGCAGAAGAATCTCAAGCATTACAAGCTTTATCAGCTTTTACAGTATTTGCAGTTGGCTATTTTGCTAGACCTATTGGTGGAGTGATATTTGGACATATCGGTGATAAATATGGACGTAAAAAATCATTTCTTTTAACTATCCTTCTAATGGGTTTAGCATCTTTCTTAATAGCTTTACTACCTTCTTATAAGGAAGCTGGCATAGTAGCTACACTATTATTCGTCACATTGAGAATTATTCAAGGTGCTGCTATTGGAGGAGAAATACCTAGTGCTGTAGTTTTTGTAAAAGAATCTTTAATAAAACATGGTGGTTTAGCTTGTGGAATAATTTTTTGTTTTATTAATTTTGGAATATTTTTTGCTGAAATTACAAAAACGATTTCTACTCATTTCTTTAGTGATGATTATGCTTGGCGTATAGCATTTATCTTTGGTGGAATTGCTGCAATTATAAGTTATTTCTTTAGAAAAGAAATTCATGAAACCGCTGCCTTTCTTAATAAAAAAGATGAACATAAAGTACCTGTTTTGAAACTTATAGTTTCTGAGAAAATTGCTCTTATAAGAGCAATTGCAGCCATCTCTATTTTTGCAATGGTAATAGGATTTTTCTCATTATTTTTGCCGACTTATTTTACACTAAATAAAATATCTAATAGTTCAAATCTTATACTTATTAATTTATTTGTTTTTTCTATTGTCAGTATTCCCGCAGGTTTTTTAGCGGATAAGTTTGGAGCATTAGTTATATTAATAATAGGTGCTTTTGGATTACTTATTTTTGGTAGTGCTTTTTATATAGCTATGGTAAATCACTCAAAATATTTACTCCCAATTATGTTAATGAATAATATTTTTATGGGTATGATAGTTGGAGTTGCTTCAAATTACGCTAGTATGTTGTTTAGTCCAAGTGTTAGAGCAAGTGGTCTAGGGTTAAGCTATAATGTAACCTTTGCTATTTTTAATGGACTATTTCTTGTCGTTGCTAGTTTTGGTATAGCTAAAGGTTTTATGTTGATGCCTTTATTTTTAAGTATTATGGTTGTTATTACTGCAATAATAATTTTATCTTTAGTAAAACAACCTAAGTAAACTATCTAGTAAATTTTTGATATGTTAGAATTTACAAAGTTTTCGTTAAGAATATAAAAGTTAAATGGAAGATTTCTTATTAAAATTACTCTATATTTTAGAGGCGAATATTGTTTTATTTGTTTGCCAAGTTTTTACTATATTTGTAGTTTTAAAACTAATAGTTGATAAAAAATCAGCATCTAATATTATTGCTTGGCTTTTAGCAATATTGTTTGTTCCTTACATAGCTATTCCTTTCTTCTTTATTTTTGGAAGAAAGGATAACGAAAAGAGCTCTTGGCAAAAAGACTCTATGAGTATCAATCAGAAATGCCCTATTGATATAAATAAGTATGGAAAAAATAATTTACCAATAGATGTTATAAATGTTTTCTCTAGCTTACATGTTCCAACATTAACCTCTAATAATACTTTTGAGATATATACTGATGGAGTTGAATCCTATAAGCATTTTTATGAAGCTATAAAAAATGCTAAGTCTAGTATTTATGTTCAAACTTATGTTTTCAAGCATGATACGACTTCTAAACTAATTTTAAGGCTTTTAGAGGAAAAAGCATCAGAGGGCTTAGAAATTAAAGTATTAATAGACTCTTTAGGATCTTTTTATACTTATAGGCACCAAAAAAGAATATTTAAAAATCTTCGAGCATTAGGTGCAAAAGTTGTATTCTTTATGCCAGTTTTATCAAATCCTTTTCGTAATTATATAAACTATAGAAACCATAGAAAAATCTATCTTATTGATAATAGAACTGTATTTAGTGGTGGGATGAATAT
This region of Francisella frigiditurris genomic DNA includes:
- a CDS encoding HlyD family secretion protein, whose amino-acid sequence is MNFKSQQLLKKNPSFKKVCLWILVTTIIIFVLLTLIPWQQTIDGNGEVTTVSPSDREQRITAPMEGRLGKWYVVEGQKVKKGDPIVEILDLDPDVLSRLEEEKKAIELGISSVELAIKNAENNIDRHDRLKKTGASTQRIYEEAQLELVKYSTDLAKAKVDLAKIKVKIARQDSRLVKAPIDGTIVERRHGEGGITVNPTEFLANIVPDGKSRIVALWVRGMDAPLVSVGDKVMLQFEGWPAVQFSGWPEVAVGTFEGEVSFVSPQTNPVGEVKIFVKPENKRDWPNAELLRLGTKTNGWVLLKNVTLGYELWRRFNGFPININSKELLVNKNTSN
- the dcd gene encoding dCTP deaminase, with the protein product MAIKSDKWIKKMSQEHKMIEPFEAGQVKVANGEKIVSYGTSSYGYDVRCADEFKIFTNINSSIVDPKHFDDKNFVDFKGDVCIIPPNSFALARTVERFKIPRDTLVVCLGKSTYARCGIIVNVTPLEPEWEGYVTLEFSNTTPLPARIYANEGVAQMLFFQSDEECETSYADKGGKYQGQVGVTLPKC
- the rpsR gene encoding 30S ribosomal protein S18, whose product is MSRRKVCRFKVEGVKEIDYKDVNTLKGYVTETGKIVPSRVTGTSAKYQRQLSTAIKRARFLALLPYCDRHFN
- the rpsF gene encoding 30S ribosomal protein S6 encodes the protein MKHYEVVIMIHPDQSDQLEAMLSKYRQIIEEKGGKIHRLEDWGRRQLAYPIEKLHKAHYILMNIECSADSLNKLQESLRYNDAILRRLVIATPEAITEPSIMMDANKKEVI
- the hemF gene encoding oxygen-dependent coproporphyrinogen oxidase, whose protein sequence is MESKINIVESFLKELQQNIVTALEAEETSSARFIHDKWKKPNISEQKLKGYGNSMIIENGDIIEKGVVAFSKVYGDALPLSATEKRKDLAGKSFIATGVSLVIHPRNPFIPTSHANFRLFVAGADTDKPIWWFGGGFDLTPYYPYEEDIIHWHQTAKNVCDKHNKDLYPEFKKWCDEYFYLKHRDECRGVGGLFFDDFNRFSFDECFEFVKDCANSYIKAYIPIMEKRKNTQYLDKHKEFQLYRRGRYVEFNLVFDRGTIFGLQSGGRTESILSSMPPLASWKYNWHPEENSEEQKIYEYLKPKDWL
- a CDS encoding phospholipid carrier-dependent glycosyltransferase, whose protein sequence is MQKNYKDYFSLIFLVVIAFFLYGLPALYAPDETRYAEVARNMLATHNYVVPYINGIVFFHKPALIYWLTAFFMNIFGENTWGARLVNPVLIMICLLFVYYTVKKVLESRILAWLSVIVSITTVLLLFVGRYLNIDTGIAVFLNMTMLCYWVSLKYDDNYFKSSFWLFLAFIFSGIAFMTKGLVAIVFPICIVGLYSLIMLEWKRLLDIRLYLGLIIVAIIGTPWILAVNNKYPDFAYYYIVVQQILRYSTNEQNRQISKLVYVLIFIGIFFPWSAFLPQALKDFFTKEGFKNRKQNSFLWFLFIWGSFIFIFFGISKSFLIGYLAPAIVPFCILIAVYLEKLFKKDFSLMDKISIGLPIFVFLLLPIATVIVLYFSKEFLIPLFFLLLPIFIISIFVSYGAIRAFKRRDLKKIIIYFSLMMFTVGNFGYAAGEYLDKKNNKEFAGDINLIYKEYPNAKVYTSHRFYKVPFYTKKEVVIINDENELSDVSHIPNSGTDQYLMKYSKFIKNWNSSDELNILIVRNKPNLKLKKDYVFSNYKKDINPNKFFILDKTDYATLVASKNIRL
- a CDS encoding MFS transporter; its protein translation is MLKKNDFKTIFLTSIGGMLEFYDFVIFSLFAIVLGKTFFPAEESQALQALSAFTVFAVGYFARPIGGVIFGHIGDKYGRKKSFLLTILLMGLASFLIALLPSYKEAGIVATLLFVTLRIIQGAAIGGEIPSAVVFVKESLIKHGGLACGIIFCFINFGIFFAEITKTISTHFFSDDYAWRIAFIFGGIAAIISYFFRKEIHETAAFLNKKDEHKVPVLKLIVSEKIALIRAIAAISIFAMVIGFFSLFLPTYFTLNKISNSSNLILINLFVFSIVSIPAGFLADKFGALVILIIGAFGLLIFGSAFYIAMVNHSKYLLPIMLMNNIFMGMIVGVASNYASMLFSPSVRASGLGLSYNVTFAIFNGLFLVVASFGIAKGFMLMPLFLSIMVVITAIIILSLVKQPK
- the rplI gene encoding 50S ribosomal protein L9 — protein: MRIILKERVENLGVLGDIVNVKPGYARNFLIPFGKAVQATDANVVAFEKQKVELEKAEHARFEAAQVIAEAIKEKQYDIAAQAGEGGKLFGSVGTKEVADAIAAASGHEIEKSHVRMPEGVIRSIGEYELSIHLYTDLDVVVKVNVVAAAE
- a CDS encoding Mrp/NBP35 family ATP-binding protein — translated: MKKIDKVFKRKVQEGQKLLPNIKNIILVASGKGGVGKSTVTTNLASVFSKMGAKVGILDADIYGPSQPTLLGLKDNPKTTDKKKIIPLENYGIKMISIGNLIDSDSAIIWRGPIVSRALMQLLNDTDWGELDYLFLDLPPGTGDIQLTISKNIPVTGVVIVTTPQDLSLIDAKRAIAMFNKVNIKTLGIVENMSYYICPKCGNSEHIFGEDGAFSLCGKYNVEFLGSLPLHKDIRLNADNGKPYVTLDKNDTINDSYVSVAENLLNEIDKLPKASSLDSIGIKLEN
- a CDS encoding ATP-binding cassette domain-containing protein; amino-acid sequence: MLYKEIKSIIRIPRGTVYILIVYSILLGILSLTIPISVQTLVNTVGTTLSARPLISITVILFILLVTSFLIKLLQIYLVEHIKRKTFVNLCLKIAKHINLVKLSSFAKQNIVEKVNRTFEIGIIQKAIYVIFIILFDIALQAVFCILILAFYHPLFLVFDIVLIICILLSICLPFKKAYNAAIKESSSKYSTIAWIEEQANCPLFFRQGNGFIGLENVDNHLCGYLENRKEHFKWLAKHYIYIGIIYILINTILLSLGGYLIIQSQLSLGQLIAAELLVNIVLIGLLRVSYYLEDFYNFLVAIIKLSEILDLPQVKILNNKQNSKVELLNKVTKFEIINKDKTIYIFNFNENNIVNYSFNNEIYSALFSQFFDENNDNKEVNFLINDINSYLYESESLLKNIIFVRNIEIFKGNVLDNLLLLDSNIDNLNELNDMLKDFNLESLKTVFYKEIDSQKVKYDFNFNDITLAKITIIRAILQKPKLLILLDLFSIFDDEIQNKIIKCIQKYNIPTIIMK
- the cls gene encoding cardiolipin synthase, with the translated sequence MEDFLLKLLYILEANIVLFVCQVFTIFVVLKLIVDKKSASNIIAWLLAILFVPYIAIPFFFIFGRKDNEKSSWQKDSMSINQKCPIDINKYGKNNLPIDVINVFSSLHVPTLTSNNTFEIYTDGVESYKHFYEAIKNAKSSIYVQTYVFKHDTTSKLILRLLEEKASEGLEIKVLIDSLGSFYTYRHQKRIFKNLRALGAKVVFFMPVLSNPFRNYINYRNHRKIYLIDNRTVFSGGMNIGDEYMSPMEHEGMWEDLLFKIEGESVNYFLTIFQSDWRFSTKKELNPNFSCYSANTNNSKENFIQVVPSGPDMDANQLYSGLITAINSAKEKLWIITPYLIPSQDLLQAIVLAKHRGIDVKIITPKKSNHTFIDRARTTYFRELLANNIEVHFTEKMMHAKAILIDKNLAMLGSVNLDNRSLFLNYEIATFVYSESSVAKVDKWAKNMLLQSSQDNDHISNKKSRLIIESIIKILTPLM